In Rubrivirga marina, the following are encoded in one genomic region:
- a CDS encoding LytR/AlgR family response regulator transcription factor: MPDPLRVLVVDDEPLARQRVLDLLDRAAEVDVVGTAGTGRKAVDAIRSRAESGAPVDLVFLDVQMPGLSGLDVVREVGPAEMPAVVFVTAYDQHALAAFDVAAVDYLLKPYDDDRFAQALARARDAVRLREVDHLRQRLATLLGGESAAPPRPDYLERIAVEMRGQTRLVPVESVDYVSSDGPYAEIHVGDDVFVVRERMQTLEERLDPKDFFRIHRSTIVQLDRVEALLTAAGGDYSVRLTDGTRLRLSRSRRDAFTQRLGIDAGDG, encoded by the coding sequence ATGCCTGACCCGCTCCGCGTCCTCGTGGTCGACGACGAGCCGCTGGCCCGCCAGCGCGTGCTCGACCTGCTCGACCGGGCCGCCGAGGTCGACGTCGTCGGGACGGCCGGGACCGGGCGGAAGGCCGTCGACGCGATCCGGTCGCGCGCGGAGTCCGGCGCCCCCGTCGACCTCGTGTTTCTCGACGTCCAGATGCCGGGTTTGAGCGGGCTCGACGTGGTCCGCGAGGTCGGCCCGGCGGAGATGCCGGCCGTCGTGTTCGTGACGGCCTACGACCAGCACGCGCTCGCGGCGTTCGACGTGGCCGCCGTCGACTACCTCCTCAAGCCCTACGACGACGACCGGTTCGCACAGGCGCTCGCGCGGGCCCGCGACGCCGTCCGTCTCCGCGAGGTCGACCACCTCCGCCAGCGGCTGGCGACGCTCCTCGGCGGGGAATCGGCGGCGCCACCGAGGCCCGACTACCTCGAGCGGATCGCCGTCGAGATGCGCGGCCAGACGCGCCTCGTCCCCGTCGAGTCCGTGGACTACGTCTCGTCGGACGGCCCCTACGCTGAGATCCACGTCGGCGACGACGTGTTCGTCGTCCGCGAGCGGATGCAGACGCTGGAGGAGCGGCTCGACCCGAAGGACTTTTTCCGGATCCACCGCTCGACGATCGTCCAACTCGACCGCGTCGAGGCCCTGCTCACGGCCGCCGGCGGCGACTACTCGGTCCGCCTCACGGACGGGACGCGGCTCCGGCTCAGCCGGTCGCGGCGGGACGCGTTCACGCAGCGCCTCGGCATCGACGCCGGGGACGGGTAG
- a CDS encoding intradiol ring-cleavage dioxygenase gives MHAHPHPEDHDDRGHVLTRRQALGLFTTPFLLAFAGCEEEVADDAPLSGSCVVRPELTEGPFYLDDDLLRSDVREGRAGVPLALTFTVSRVVDGACEVLPGAFVDVWHADAGGDYSGVGPERGETYCRGTQRTGADGTATFQTIYPGWYSGRTPHVHFKVRSAASSTAAHEFTSQLFFDDDLSRDIYTSVAPYARRGAHDRSNARDGIYRRGGSQMLLALTEAGDDGYRAAFDLALYVG, from the coding sequence ATGCATGCGCATCCGCATCCCGAGGACCACGACGACCGCGGCCACGTGCTCACGCGCCGTCAGGCGCTCGGCCTGTTCACGACGCCGTTCCTCCTCGCCTTCGCCGGCTGCGAGGAGGAGGTCGCCGATGATGCTCCGCTCTCCGGCTCGTGCGTCGTCCGCCCGGAGCTGACCGAGGGGCCGTTCTACCTCGACGACGATCTCCTCCGGTCGGACGTCCGGGAAGGCCGGGCCGGCGTCCCGCTGGCGCTCACGTTCACCGTCTCGCGTGTCGTGGACGGCGCCTGTGAAGTCCTGCCCGGCGCGTTCGTCGACGTGTGGCACGCCGACGCCGGGGGCGACTATTCCGGCGTCGGGCCAGAGCGCGGGGAGACCTACTGCCGCGGAACCCAGCGGACCGGTGCCGACGGGACGGCCACGTTTCAGACGATCTACCCGGGCTGGTACTCCGGCCGCACGCCGCACGTCCACTTCAAGGTGCGGTCGGCGGCCTCCTCGACGGCCGCACACGAGTTCACCAGCCAGCTCTTCTTCGACGACGACCTCTCGCGGGATATCTACACGTCGGTCGCTCCCTACGCCCGCCGGGGTGCCCACGACCGGTCGAACGCCCGCGACGGGATCTACCGCCGGGGCGGCAGCCAGATGCTCCTCGCGCTCACTGAGGCGGGCGACGACGGCTACCGCGCCGCGTTCGACCTCGCCCTGTACGTGGGCTGA
- a CDS encoding outer membrane beta-barrel protein, with translation MRLLVPVLALLTAPLAVAQPDDSPIQAGADALLFQIGPDFDIDSFTGSIISYKWHQSPTRARRIGVSGYFDVGVEDREQNTGVAGQNQEVNFQVASVGANFVPLTFRRGDTPVYLYHGFGPTATVFFRRYETDTESGSEQTGSGSTENQAEVHAGLAGVVGVEWPVSEAISLVGEYGASLTGRYSQSRRTYRSPPGDPEGAQASDRSTRLGVGLSQAGARFGVSVYF, from the coding sequence ATGCGATTGCTCGTTCCCGTGCTCGCCCTCCTCACCGCCCCGCTCGCCGTCGCCCAGCCCGACGACTCCCCGATCCAGGCGGGGGCGGATGCCCTCCTGTTCCAGATCGGCCCGGACTTCGACATCGACTCGTTCACGGGGTCGATCATCTCGTACAAGTGGCATCAGAGCCCGACCCGGGCACGGCGCATCGGGGTCAGCGGGTACTTTGACGTCGGGGTCGAGGACCGTGAGCAGAACACCGGCGTGGCAGGACAGAACCAAGAGGTGAACTTCCAGGTCGCCTCCGTCGGGGCGAACTTCGTCCCCCTGACCTTCCGGCGCGGCGATACGCCGGTGTACCTGTATCACGGCTTCGGTCCGACGGCCACCGTGTTCTTCCGCCGCTACGAGACCGACACCGAATCCGGGAGCGAGCAAACCGGCTCGGGGTCGACCGAGAACCAGGCGGAGGTCCACGCGGGCCTCGCCGGAGTCGTCGGCGTCGAGTGGCCGGTCTCGGAGGCCATCAGCCTGGTCGGAGAGTACGGCGCGTCACTGACAGGCCGGTACTCCCAGTCACGCCGGACGTACCGCTCTCCGCCGGGGGACCCCGAGGGCGCTCAAGCCAGTGATCGCTCCACCCGGCTCGGCGTCGGACTCTCCCAGGCGGGCGCGCGGTTCGGGGTAAGCGTGTACTTCTGA
- the feoB gene encoding ferrous iron transport protein B → METAAPARTAVRTVALAGNPNVGKTTLFNALTGSQQKVANYPGVTVERKSGKLAGTGNGQSVEVVDLPGTYSLNPKSVDERVAFDALVGRIDGEPAPDVVVCVVDATNLERNLYLVTQVLDLGLPTVVALNMTDAAAEAGIEVDVAALSQTLGVPVVETAARVGEGIGDLRRAVLDPPPPASGVPWDVMPAVAETLATLAERLPESVPAERRRFEALGALTSDPLLKPWASHAPAFHQAVLDARAALEARPVPYKMAEMTGRYGWISPVAARVVRQSDQTEATLSDKIDAVVTHKIWGPLIFGGVLLLIFQAVFTWAVPAMDLIEWLVGAAGEGLRAVMPDGIVEDVLVEGALTGVGNVIVFLPQILLLFFFLGIMEDTGYMARTAFIMDRAMRRVGLSGASVVPMLSAYACAIPGIMAARTLADERDRIITIMVVPLQGCSARLPVYVLFIAAFIPAGSLFGIIGYQGLAMTSLYVLGTVMAFVAAWVLRRFVFKGEGSNFVMELPPYRMPQPRYLWRRMRDRAKVFVVRAGKIIFGLSIVLWFLASYPKVDLPPELAARAAAAQAETAQRLVEVEPEERAALQATEEASANSAVEAADAEGISSVSVEDEIASYQVRNSFIGRFGRALEPVMAPLGFDWKISAGIVASFAAREVIVSALATIYSAGADANEESLSLREAIKADTYPDGTPVFTPLVAVSLMVFFVFALQCMSTLAIARRELNSWAWPVAMWGYMFALAYVFSFAIYQGGRLLGLG, encoded by the coding sequence ACGCGCTGACGGGGAGCCAGCAGAAGGTGGCCAACTACCCCGGCGTGACGGTCGAGCGGAAGTCGGGCAAGCTGGCGGGCACGGGCAACGGTCAGTCGGTCGAGGTCGTCGACCTCCCCGGGACGTACAGCCTCAACCCGAAGTCGGTCGACGAGCGGGTCGCGTTCGACGCGCTCGTGGGGCGGATCGACGGCGAGCCGGCGCCGGACGTCGTCGTGTGCGTCGTCGACGCGACGAACCTCGAGCGCAACCTGTACCTCGTGACCCAGGTCCTCGACCTCGGGCTCCCGACCGTCGTCGCGCTCAACATGACCGACGCGGCCGCCGAGGCGGGCATTGAGGTGGACGTGGCCGCGCTCTCCCAGACGCTCGGGGTGCCCGTCGTGGAGACGGCCGCGCGGGTGGGCGAGGGGATCGGCGACCTGAGGCGGGCCGTCCTGGACCCGCCCCCGCCCGCCTCGGGCGTGCCGTGGGACGTCATGCCGGCCGTCGCCGAGACGCTGGCGACGCTCGCCGAACGACTCCCGGAGAGCGTCCCGGCCGAGCGCCGGCGCTTCGAGGCGCTCGGTGCGCTGACCTCCGACCCGCTCCTGAAGCCGTGGGCGAGCCACGCCCCGGCCTTCCACCAGGCCGTGCTCGACGCGCGGGCCGCGCTGGAGGCCCGCCCGGTCCCGTACAAGATGGCCGAGATGACCGGCCGCTACGGCTGGATCAGCCCCGTCGCCGCCCGCGTCGTCCGCCAGTCGGACCAGACGGAGGCGACGCTCTCGGACAAGATCGACGCGGTCGTGACCCACAAGATCTGGGGGCCGCTCATCTTCGGGGGCGTCCTGCTCCTCATCTTCCAGGCGGTCTTCACCTGGGCGGTCCCGGCGATGGACCTCATCGAGTGGCTCGTCGGCGCGGCGGGGGAGGGGCTCCGGGCGGTGATGCCCGACGGAATCGTGGAGGACGTGCTCGTGGAGGGCGCGCTGACGGGCGTGGGCAACGTGATCGTGTTCCTCCCGCAGATCCTGCTGCTGTTCTTCTTCCTCGGCATCATGGAGGACACGGGCTACATGGCTCGGACGGCCTTCATCATGGACCGGGCGATGCGGCGTGTAGGCCTCAGCGGGGCGTCCGTCGTCCCGATGCTCTCGGCGTACGCCTGCGCGATCCCCGGCATCATGGCCGCGCGGACGCTGGCCGACGAGCGCGACCGGATCATCACCATCATGGTGGTCCCGCTCCAGGGCTGCTCGGCGCGGCTGCCGGTCTACGTCCTGTTCATCGCCGCCTTCATCCCGGCCGGTTCGCTCTTCGGGATCATCGGCTACCAGGGCCTCGCGATGACGTCGCTCTACGTGCTCGGGACGGTGATGGCGTTCGTGGCCGCGTGGGTCCTGCGGCGGTTCGTGTTCAAGGGCGAGGGGTCGAACTTCGTGATGGAGCTCCCGCCGTACCGGATGCCGCAGCCGCGGTACCTCTGGCGCCGGATGCGCGACCGGGCGAAGGTGTTCGTCGTCCGCGCCGGGAAGATCATCTTCGGGCTGAGCATCGTGCTCTGGTTCCTCGCCAGCTATCCGAAGGTGGACCTCCCGCCGGAGCTGGCGGCGCGCGCCGCGGCGGCCCAGGCCGAGACGGCCCAGCGGCTGGTCGAGGTGGAGCCGGAGGAGCGGGCGGCGCTGCAGGCGACGGAGGAGGCCTCGGCCAACAGCGCCGTCGAGGCGGCCGACGCGGAGGGCATCTCGTCGGTCTCCGTCGAGGACGAGATCGCGAGCTACCAGGTCCGGAACAGCTTCATCGGCCGGTTCGGTCGAGCGCTGGAGCCCGTCATGGCCCCGCTCGGGTTCGACTGGAAGATCTCGGCCGGCATCGTCGCCTCGTTCGCCGCGCGCGAGGTGATCGTGAGCGCGCTCGCCACGATCTACAGCGCCGGCGCCGACGCCAACGAGGAGAGCCTGTCGCTCCGCGAGGCCATCAAGGCCGACACGTACCCCGACGGGACGCCGGTCTTCACGCCGCTCGTGGCCGTGAGCCTCATGGTGTTCTTCGTGTTCGCGCTCCAGTGCATGAGCACGCTCGCGATCGCCCGTCGCGAGCTGAACTCGTGGGCCTGGCCCGTCGCGATGTGGGGCTACATGTTCGCGCTGGCCTACGTGTTCTCGTTCGCGATCTACCAGGGCGGCCGGCTCCTCGGCCTCGGCTGA